Genomic DNA from Candidatus Sulfurimonas marisnigri:
TCCGTCATAATCTACACTCTTTGAGAAAAATGAATCATATACCTCTTTTGCACCGCCCAAAAGTTCATCTATATCTATACCTACAATTGCCAATGGCAATAACCCTACTGCGCTAAAAACAGAGAATCTTCCACCAACATTTTTTGGAATTTCAAAAGTTTTCATGTCGTTTGCTTTTGCATACTCATTTAACTTTGAATCAAACTCGGTAATAACTAAAGTGTTATTTTTGTCAATCTTTACAAGTGAATGTATATACTTAAATATTGAAACTGTCTCAACAGTTGTTCCTGATTTTGAAATAACAACAAAAAGAGTGTCATTTAGGTTTATCGCCTCTAGTTTTGACTTGATATCTATAGGGTCTGTCGTTTCTAAAAAGTACAGATTTTTAGTAAGTTTTTTTGAATATTTTAAAAACTTATATATCGCATATGTTCCTAGCGTACTTCCACCTATCCCTATCACAACTACATTTGATTGCTTAACACCAGAAGCATAATCTTTAAAAGCAGTTGTCTCTTGATGAACCAAATTGTAATAACCAATATACTCTTTCTCTTTTACAATCTCGGAAAAAACATCTTCGTCCGATATAGTTGGGTTAAAATTGTTTTGATATTTCATAATCTTCCTTTACTCTCTAATGTGTAAAAAAACAGGAAACCTGGGCCTGCCATTAGATGTTAAGCCATAATACTTAAATGTTATCATAGCACCTATTTTTGGAGGGTTTGCTCTTTGATAATCATCTAAACCGCTCCCAATGTTTATAACCTGCGTGTTTTTCATTTCACAAGAGAGTGAGCCTGTCTGGTTCTCATATTTTCCTTGCCCTTTATTATATCCGATAACCTCACACTCTTCATCTATATAACTTTTCACCTTTAAAGCGTTGTTATCTCTTCCTGTATAGTACGAAAGCTCTCCATTACGGACTACTGCACCCTCTCCACCTTTTTCTTCAACAGATTTTAAAAACTCCTCTAAATGCTTTTTATCTTTTACTCTAATTTGTTCTATAGTTTTTAAGTATTTTGTTTTACTTTTAACTCTCTCCAACCTCTGTAAAAAGTCTCCTTGCATCTCAGGGATTTCAAAAACATTGTAAGTTAAATTTTTCCAACCGCTATGAGGCTTTTGCTGATTTACGATGGACGAGATATTTGAAAAATCGCCTCTTTTGCTCCAAAGCTCTCCGTCTAGTTTGTGTTTTGGAAACTCTTTTGTAAAAAATGCCGGAGCCGAAAAAATTTTGCCTGATCGGGATATTAATCTATTTCCGTCCCAGTAGGCTCTTACACCGTCAAGTTTCTCGCTCATATACCACGATGTCACATTTATATCTTCACTATATTTATTTAAAAGAAATATCTCTGGCTTTGATGCGAACAGAGTTGAAAATAAAAAAATAAGTAAAATAAGTTTCATATTTTTATGATTTGCTTTTGCCGTAAAAATAGTTTGTTGCTTCAACAAAACCGTCTACAGAGCCACAATCAAATCTTGTCCCTTCGAACTTGTAAGCTATTACCCTTCCCTCATTTGCCTGTGTTAAAAGTGCATCGGTTATCTGAATCTCTCCACCTTTTCCTGGTTTTGTATCTCTAATGATGTCAAAAATATCAGGTGTTAAAATATATCTGCCAATAATTGCCAAGTTAGATGGTGCATCTTTTGGGTCCGGCTTCTCAACCATATTTGTAACTCTCAAAACAGACTCTTCTAGTGGGTCTCCGGCTATAACGCCATATTTATTTGTCTCATCCATAGGAATCTCTTCTACTGCGACTATAGAGCACTTATACTTTTCATATAGTTTTGTCATTTGCAAAAGGACCGACTCCCCCTCATTGTCACATAAATCATCAGCGAGTATTACTGCAAAAGGCTCATCTCCGATAAGAGTCTCTCCGCTAAGGAT
This window encodes:
- the galU gene encoding UTP--glucose-1-phosphate uridylyltransferase GalU yields the protein MSKSNTKIRKCLFPAAGYGTRFLPATKAIPKEMLPVLTKPLLQYGVEEAITADIETMAIVTGRGKRAIEDHFDISYELEHQIKGTSKEHYLTEIRKVITNCTFSYTRQIEMKGLGHAILSGETLIGDEPFAVILADDLCDNEGESVLLQMTKLYEKYKCSIVAVEEIPMDETNKYGVIAGDPLEESVLRVTNMVEKPDPKDAPSNLAIIGRYILTPDIFDIIRDTKPGKGGEIQITDALLTQANEGRVIAYKFEGTRFDCGSVDGFVEATNYFYGKSKS
- a CDS encoding DNA ligase, encoding MKLILLIFLFSTLFASKPEIFLLNKYSEDINVTSWYMSEKLDGVRAYWDGNRLISRSGKIFSAPAFFTKEFPKHKLDGELWSKRGDFSNISSIVNQQKPHSGWKNLTYNVFEIPEMQGDFLQRLERVKSKTKYLKTIEQIRVKDKKHLEEFLKSVEEKGGEGAVVRNGELSYYTGRDNNALKVKSYIDEECEVIGYNKGQGKYENQTGSLSCEMKNTQVINIGSGLDDYQRANPPKIGAMITFKYYGLTSNGRPRFPVFLHIRE
- a CDS encoding glucose-6-phosphate isomerase, coding for MKYQNNFNPTISDEDVFSEIVKEKEYIGYYNLVHQETTAFKDYASGVKQSNVVVIGIGGSTLGTYAIYKFLKYSKKLTKNLYFLETTDPIDIKSKLEAINLNDTLFVVISKSGTTVETVSIFKYIHSLVKIDKNNTLVITEFDSKLNEYAKANDMKTFEIPKNVGGRFSVFSAVGLLPLAIVGIDIDELLGGAKEVYDSFFSKSVDYDGVMKKARLFVEYKNSFNINVVFSYSSRLEGFNKWYIQIWGESLGKVDINSTRQGLTPVGIIGPIDQHSFLQLIIEGRRDKTVTVIKVDDFHSDLKIPQVELEGLGELDYLDNIEFSSLINKQADATIASINNLNDIPCDVITIDTVNERSIASLMYEYELLTSVCAKFMYINAYDQPGVESGKIILKDKLKNR